One genomic segment of Pseudorasbora parva isolate DD20220531a chromosome 6, ASM2467924v1, whole genome shotgun sequence includes these proteins:
- the gp9 gene encoding glycoprotein IX (platelet), with amino-acid sequence MLFFFFHVVLCSVLAQASGDPCRCSTVPSKGVRMDCSSQGLTAVPHLQASVTELLLQNNLLTSIPPGHLDTLEHLQLLNLSGNPFHCDCRILYLRQWLKRSRAVCVRAVCASPPELAQRPIEELTDAQLPSCVSEFCSGGLYNAILCVMLCFLIGLLLWCMQLARNSTFILGIDVRHIGFEAESLRSRKPKHAARMRCSFGSLSPGADDMDKPLLNMDILPQILDVLHKQHNIKIKVP; translated from the coding sequence AtgctcttcttcttcttccatgTTGTCCTGTGCTCCGTCTTGGCTCAGGCCAGCGGTGACCCCTGCCGGTGCAGCACAGTCCCCTCTAAAGGTGTGCGGATGGACTGCAGCTCACAGGGCCTGACCGCCGTCCCTCATCTTCAGGCCAGCGTCACTGAGCTCCTGCTGCAGAATAACCTCCTGACCTCCATACCGCCGGGACATTTGGACACGCTGGAGCACCTGCAGCTGCTCAACCTGTCCGGGAACCCCTTCCACTGCGACTGCAGGATCCTGTACCTCAGGCAATGGCTGAAGAGAAGCAGGGCGGTGTGTGTGAGGGCAGTGTGTGCCAGTCCTCCAGAGCTGGCCCAAAGGCCCATCGAGGAGCTCACTGACGCCCAGCTCCCGTCCTGCGTCTCTGAGTTCTGCTCTGGGGGGCTTTATAACGCCATCTTATGCGTAATGCTTTGCTTTCTCATTGGTTTGCTGCTGTGGTGCATGCAACTAGCAAGAAACTCGACCTTTATTCTGGGAATTGACGTGCGACACATTGGATTTGAGGCCGAATCTCTTCGATCACGCAAACCCAAACACGCAGCGAGGATGAGATGCAGTTTTGGGTCACTGAGCCCAGGAGCTGACGATATGGACAAGCCTTTACTCAACATGGACATTCTCCCTCAGATACTGGACGTCCTGCACAAGCAACACAACATTAAGATTAAAGTACCGTGA